The proteins below come from a single Parageobacillus thermoglucosidasius genomic window:
- a CDS encoding malate:quinone oxidoreductase, which translates to MSNRQTRTDVILIGAGIMSATLGTLLKELAPEWEIKVFEQLDKPGEESSNEWNNAGTGHSALCELNYTPEKPDGSIDISKAIKINEQFQISRQFWAYLVKNNLLQNPQEFIRPLPHMSLVQGENNVRFLKKRFEALSNNPLFQGMEFSDDPKKLKEWIPLIMEGRTSNEPIAATKIDSGTDVNFGALTRMLFDHLKKKNVEINYKHSVKDIKRTSDGLWELKVKDLNSGSVEIHQAKFVFIGAGGGSLHLLQKSGIPESKRIGGFPVSGLFMVCNNPEIVEQHHAKVYSKAKIGAPPMSVPHLDTRYIDNKKMLLFGPFAGFSPKFLKNGSNMDLFTSVKPHNLTTLLAAAFKNFSLEKYLIQQLMLTKEKRMKELREFIPTAKSEDWDIVVAGQRVQIIKDTETGGKGTIQFGTEVVSAADGSIAALLGASPGASTAVHVMLEVLKKCFPQHMREWEPKIKEMIPSYGVSLAENPDLFQELHDSTAETLGLNEKKPVSDANEKEPVYN; encoded by the coding sequence ACAGACGTTATCTTGATTGGTGCCGGAATTATGAGTGCGACTTTAGGGACACTGTTGAAAGAATTAGCGCCGGAATGGGAAATTAAAGTGTTTGAGCAGCTTGACAAACCAGGAGAAGAAAGCTCTAACGAATGGAATAATGCGGGAACGGGGCATTCTGCACTATGCGAGCTTAACTACACGCCCGAGAAACCGGATGGATCGATTGATATTAGCAAAGCCATAAAAATTAACGAACAGTTCCAAATTTCCAGACAGTTTTGGGCTTACCTTGTTAAAAACAACCTGTTACAAAATCCGCAGGAATTTATCAGACCGTTGCCCCACATGAGTTTAGTCCAAGGGGAAAATAATGTGAGATTTTTAAAGAAACGTTTTGAAGCGCTATCAAACAATCCATTATTCCAAGGAATGGAATTTTCTGATGACCCGAAAAAACTGAAAGAATGGATTCCGCTTATCATGGAAGGCCGTACATCGAATGAACCGATCGCGGCAACTAAAATCGACTCAGGTACAGATGTTAACTTTGGCGCTTTAACGCGCATGTTATTTGACCACTTAAAGAAGAAAAATGTTGAAATAAACTACAAGCATAGTGTGAAAGATATAAAACGCACCAGCGACGGCCTGTGGGAATTGAAAGTGAAGGATCTCAACAGCGGTTCTGTTGAAATCCATCAAGCTAAATTCGTATTTATTGGAGCCGGCGGGGGAAGCCTGCACTTGCTTCAAAAATCTGGTATTCCAGAAAGCAAGCGCATTGGCGGATTCCCTGTAAGCGGATTATTTATGGTATGTAATAATCCAGAAATTGTCGAGCAACATCATGCAAAAGTGTACAGTAAAGCTAAAATCGGTGCGCCTCCTATGTCTGTTCCGCACCTAGATACACGGTATATCGACAACAAAAAAATGTTGCTCTTTGGCCCATTTGCAGGCTTCTCGCCTAAATTCTTAAAAAATGGTTCCAATATGGATTTGTTTACTTCCGTAAAACCGCACAATCTCACGACTTTGTTGGCGGCAGCTTTTAAAAACTTTTCTTTGGAAAAATACTTGATCCAGCAGCTTATGTTAACGAAAGAAAAGCGCATGAAAGAGTTGCGCGAGTTTATCCCGACGGCTAAATCAGAAGATTGGGATATCGTTGTCGCGGGTCAGCGTGTGCAAATTATCAAAGATACGGAAACTGGCGGCAAAGGAACGATTCAATTTGGTACGGAAGTTGTCAGTGCTGCAGATGGCTCGATCGCTGCATTGCTCGGCGCTTCTCCTGGTGCTTCAACTGCTGTACACGTCATGCTTGAGGTGTTAAAAAAATGCTTCCCTCAACATATGCGTGAATGGGAACCGAAAATTAAAGAAATGATTCCTTCTTATGGCGTGTCCCTAGCGGAAAACCCAGATCTTTTCCAAGAACTTCATGATTCAACAGCAGAGACGCTCGGTTTAAACGAAAAAAAGCCGGTCTCTGATGCAAACGAAAAAGAACCGGTTTATAATTAA